Genomic DNA from Lactuca sativa cultivar Salinas chromosome 8, Lsat_Salinas_v11, whole genome shotgun sequence:
acaccccttaatgtctgaaatccatctcatcgccgcaatcgggaCCTGGGTCCCGTAAAACTCCGGTGGTTttatgttgctgaactctcggaacagcaatgcatCACCACCCTACGGCCTCGTCGCAGCTATAGTTGCAGTGGTCAcagcaacaacagcctcagaaagagcagcgtacttctcatcaaatgtatctatcagcgtggtcttgatagaaccgaacatctctggtatctctgccatgatggccgcagccacctcctcctagatgatcctacggatctcctcatccctcgtaCCGCTGGTCCCTGGTGTGTGgcgcgtcccaaccatgatctcccttTCTCTGAATTACAACACAAGAATAattatcagggactcgctcgagtatactcacactcaaatactccaccctacttgtcccttggtactccaaggattcttacttggactgtgcactggcccggtgtcttcagtagttcagacccaatactaccgtccacaccgcatcagtattcacctcAATTCCTCCACCCAaagtcccaagtcccaagtactctagtctctctaatcatatgatactcgctagTAGATCTCTCACAACCTCCTCGCTACTACCTAAACACTCTGAAGTATtcctagcagcaagactcctagactcatgcatcacatatcaggccactctagtcctaataagaatacctagtctactctagcatgcatatcatagctcatcatataacatatcacatcatatcttataacacttataataatggtattttaggaaatcaccgttcgggcgctggctgttcgtacacacaactctgctctgtttgtctcgtaagttcttcttttgaaaacttgttttattatcaaaatttcctcaaatcctcggtttcagttcagatacgcccgaaggtgcacccgaatccttcaaacctaggctctgataccaacttataacaccgtaaaaattaaaacaatttatcacattttcaaacacatttttacaaactcattcattcataaaatgtcgtagtatcatgtctttgtttcacaaaatatctcccaagatcaaaatacataaaatcccatgtgtgtgtacgaatcaagccggcaccttcccgcggtcatcactagtacctgaaacacataacacataacactgtaagcataagcttagtgagttccccaaaataccactctaacacataatagccactcgaggttgtaactctgtcgaccctttggtcaatgtgtctcagtggggccctccagccccaactctctgtgagccctctggccctaactctagggacccgaaagtcccatcTCTGTAActttgaatcatgcatatcacatatcacaataaatcacaacacataaataacatgcaaatacactggcatataactctatagtactctgtcacataactatgTTAcaacactaggtaaagtatagtgagaggactcacctcgggtatctcggtaaatctcttaCTCGGTAAACGTTGGCCTAGCcttcgcctaatcatatgaaataaatactttatttaatataactctcaaaggctagactatgtcctcttatgacactctcagaagggtaaaagaccattttaccactttcataactcaaaaggccccacaatagaccataccctaaaagtcaaccaaaagtcaactttctgggttacgctgcgcgtaccagatgcgTACGCTGAGTGTACCCGGTTGCAtctcagaatcggggaacgccacccagtatgcggcgcgtactgggattatgcccggcgtactccccaacttcagccccttagctctggaggtcttaaacagttaagacccacgtccaaattctagatctgaccacatcaaagcctcttaatccataaagttgatgactttaagcccttacatggctgaacaagtcaccaactcccataatgttccatcctttaattctagaaggcttattacacaatcatgacctcaaactaacatccaagatggaaactttatggttctaaatcactaataccactgaaaagggacagatctcggaccatggagcactttacactcataaagtctccacctttggggtttttagccctacaaatggcacatgcaacaacaaccaaaagaagaggaaagttttgaactttatacctccaagtgtagcccttttctctgtagatctcatatctaaaatggcacctcaagctttagcttccaagagctCATTTCCTTCTCCTTCACTAAGTCACCAAAGCACAAATAGCTCcaacaacactctcacacactaaggacgatgggaggctctcttttagggtttcactcactgatatggaggctgagaaatgagccttaacaCCTTTTAAATAGTGCAtaagatggattagggtttttgcatctgggccgggtacgcccgacgtaactctgggtacgcccagcgtaccttggcgactccgtgTCCaatttaagcgcatgagtacgcgcagtgtacccctctggtacgcccaacgtactcacttgctataAACCCTCCACTCAATGACTAAACATGACCAATCGacaaagaacaaggatgaaagaaatgTACCTGAATCTCGAGGTGTTAcatagagtgagaaatttaaaatttaaaatttaaaatagataattaatagattgacatgtggcatgaCAGGTGAGATATAATATTAATGAGAATTTTTAATATTGTGACACTTGTTAATAAGAGAATAagcttattcatttattagaataaggattattaaaaaataaataggtattatttttttttaaaagtggGATATATTTTTTAGGTGAAAAAATGGTCCCTTATAACTGAAAAGACAAATAACCCTGATGTGGGAGGCTAATGAGGGGGTTAACAACAATAATTTAATAGAAGTTAAGTCGGGGGACCAATTCTACGTACAAACTAGGCCAAAATGACTATAAATCCAAAAAAAATCGATGTTTGGACTGAAACCCAAAAAAATAATACCATAGGGAccgtttttgcaattttgtctttataTAATTCTAAACCatggaaataaataaaaaaagataaaaaaaattatgtggaAAAAATTAAAAAGGTAGAAACAATACTATTCATTTTACAATTGTAATTAGATATGTATATAATTCTAAACCATGGAAATTAATGAACCTGATGTAAATAAAACAAAGACAGAAGCATGCTTCTTGATACAAACTAAGGTTTCTTGGATCGGTAAGTCTTTATTGTTTTCTGAATTAATATATTGTTTGTCAAACAAGAAACTACAGCTAGTACCCGTCACTTAGTACACCATATCTCTTCAAGATGATACTCTTTCCATTGATCTTTCATTTCACTTGGTTATTTTTCAGAAACATAAACCAtgtattttatcatcataaaactTGGGCCCATTgaatttattgttttaaaaatagaGATCTTTTTATCTCAAATGGGATGAACACTTGGGTTATATTGGGTTATTGGTGTAAATTGCCCTTATGTTTGTCTTGGTTGTAGATAATAtcaactataataaatgaagattcATTTTGACATATGTCAATCTCTAATGAGTTTTAACACTTatcattttatgatatttttgaaattaaataatatCCATATCTCAATTTTAGGTTTTtctatcttttaaatttaaaaaatcacataataattgtatatgcaaattattaaatgtaataaatatgataGTAATTGTAATTAATacgtttttgtttttttattttaaaaatttatttaaaaaaatatttaatgtttacattttaatatttagtttttttaattaaccTTTGTATATGGGTTTTACACCTAATGATGTATATATTCAAGTGAATTATCAATGACACGATTGGTTGACCAAACATCTACTTAGGGCCCTATAGAGTAATATGACGTACATGCAATAAatcatataataattataattcaCTAACAATAAAATGCATAgattagaaaacaaaagtttagtTGCTTCTTTAACTTAAACATTGGTTGGTGTTTAATTTCTTCTTGTAGAATTTATAGTTGCTTTCTACCAATAAACAGAATCACAGAACCAAAGACTAAATCTACATTGATTCTAATCCAAGTGTGTGTCGTTAGTTATGTAAGTTTTCTCAATTGCACTTCCACCAACGTTTTTATAAAGACATCTATCCAATTCGTTCAGCTTCCCAACTTTATTTTCATAGTAGTCCACCAGCTCCGACCTAGTTTACATCAACCGCATCTCAAATCTACAAGCTAGAAAAACAAATTaaacacacaaattaaaacatataGTTTCAAGAATGGTACCAGTAGGCGAGGGTCTGAAATGGCGCATATCTGTCATATATCTCCATAGCCATTACATTCATATTTTTCTTGTCACAATCTTCTCGTTGGTGGACCTGATATTCATCATGACTACTTAGAAAATAGATATATTAAATGGCACTAAGCTAGCTATATATAATCGTATGGAAAATGGAAATGTCAACCTAATTTCTGTTTGAAGCAATAAAACAAACCTGTTTGATAAGTCTTACAGTTTCAGAGTCACATGGAATAGCATCATAGAATCCCATGCACATCAATGCATTGCTAGAAACAAAGTCACCGAACCCTGAAAGGGGCATCAACTTTTGGTACAATTCATTTCCATCGCATAACTTCTCCAAATCCATGAGCCTGATTTTACCATCTGTGATATTCTTAGCTAATTCATGTACGTATTGAGCTCGATATCCCAAGTTGCACTTCTTGTTCAACAATATTGGGTTCTTAAAAATGGCGACTTCTTGTGGGCTTGGGAAATTTCCCCACGACTCTTCAACACAAAATGATTGTTTCTTTCTACCTCTTTTCGCCGGATCCACCACTCCTTTTTCAATGTTCAGCCGTTTTTGGAGAACACAAAGTCCTTCCGCCAGTTCTAAACTTTCTTTGAATCTACAAAAAGATCAATTCGTTTAATTAAAAGACATCAGCTTTGCTTTTTTCCTTGACATACATTTATATTATTACGATTTCTTTAATCCTTTTAGTTTCTGTTCATAGGGACGGAACTGTTTTggtcaaaaaaaaacaaaattataaaacatttttatataaACTAACAGCtagtatatattaaaataaattaaaaacctCAAAGAAAATGATATTACGTTTGTATATAACAAAGAGTAGAAAACTATATACTCATAACATTATTAATTAATGAAAGTAGATGCCATTGGAAGAAAAAGAATACTATTACCCAGCGTTAAGTATGGCCTGAAATAAAACAATAATTCTCGATCTCCTCTgatattaaattattattattatactgaTCATATGTTAATAAATTTtggaatatattattttttatgaataaaaagaGCGCTATTATAtgttgagaaattaaatattagaaTTAGAGTTTGCAAATAACTTTAAAAGATGGACTGTTTGAAGGGAGCTGTAGGACTTTAATAGTATTATAAGTACGGAGTTAGGAAGGACATGTACATACGAGGCTCTGCAGAGGAGCAAAGACTTTACAAGATCTTCGAATAGAGATGGGTTACGGAAAAGACGACCAAACCCTTTCTTGGCAGCATCCTTATGTAGTCCATGAAACTTCTTCAGTTGCTCCTCGTCTGCATTAGAAAGCCTAAGCATCCTCTTTACTTGATCCTAAAAAACTCATATAATCAGAAacagatatatatatacatgtatgtatAAATTAAACATACATGTTCACGTAAGTACTATACACACCTTTATAACTCTGGAATTAGAATATAAGCTTGGTTCATCAGGTGCGCTAATGGAGAGGAAAGTGGTACAAGGTTGGGAAATGGAGACCCTAACAGAACGGTGATCGGGTAGGCggagtggtctgacgagggttttAGTGGATGGCATCCAACGGTTTGGAGCCATCATAAAGAAACCATGATTGCAAACTGCTTTCTCTAACACAAACCCCTTTGGGACTCTCACCTTAATCTCCATTCTTATGAATTCTCAAAACTCATAACTTTCTattgttttatatataatcaaccgaccattttttagaaaatatttactTCCATAATTAGATATTACTTTTCAAAACTCAGATTTCTTACAAACTATTGCTTATATTCTGAAAAGTAAGACCCGTATATATCAAAGGGAAgtctatatttttataatttgtatCCATCTGTCTTGATTTCTTTCTAATGAATAAACGAATCtcctgaaaaaaaatatattaattcctcagaaaaaaaaaatcacattatTAACCTGGCCTTAATtagataaaataataattaaaatagaGGATATTTGTACAACTTGTAGTCATGAGGTGATAGATTTACTAGGTTAAAACCCATGTAGTATATGATTGACAATTTAAAATAGCACAAATAAAGGAACCAATACTTAAAGTAATGATTTTGGACTTTGAACACTATTTAGGAAGAACATGCAAGTTAGATATAATAACTTGAACTCAAATGACATGAAGATTCTTCAACTCGATAATGATTTTCCACTACTACAAAACGTCAAATAGGACTCACGATATATAACTCGATTTATGAAAAAAACGGGACATATTATGGAAAAACCGGGACTTATAAAGGGGAGAGTTATATAACCCGGTTTAAAATGAGAACCGGGATATATGAGTGAATTAAACAACCCAGTTTCTGATGATACAGCCGACTCTTTTAGCTGTAAAGTTATATGATCCGGTTTTCCAAATGAAACCATGTTCTATGGCTCTGGACCGTGCTTTTGACAGGGTTATAGAACTCAT
This window encodes:
- the LOC111916169 gene encoding uncharacterized protein LOC111916169 translates to MEIKVRVPKGFVLEKAVCNHGFFMMAPNRWMPSTKTLVRPLRLPDHRSVRVSISQPCTTFLSISAPDEPSLYSNSRVIKDQVKRMLRLSNADEEQLKKFHGLHKDAAKKGFGRLFRNPSLFEDLFRPYEQKLKGLKKSFKESLELAEGLCVLQKRLNIEKGVVDPAKRGRKKQSFCVEESWGNFPSPQEVAIFKNPILLNKKCNLGYRAQYVHELAKNITDGKIRLMDLEKLCDGNELYQKLMPLSGFGDFVSSNALMCMGFYDAIPCDSETVRLIKQVHQREDCDKKNMNVMAMEIYDRYAPFQTLAYCL